In Pirellulales bacterium, a single genomic region encodes these proteins:
- a CDS encoding SDR family oxidoreductase yields MSEANFAGRVALVTGGSRCIGRATALRLAEEGADVAISYATREDEAAAVVDEIKRLGRRALPIRCDVSRPDDVNGMVESVRKALGPIDLLAHCGAISNICEHTELTWEVWRETIDVNLNGTYLVLFAVKDEMIARRFGRVVLVSSIAAFRPRPKQFHYSASKLGMVALARSAAEAFGPHNVRVNCVAPGLTDTAMMRVFTQQVIDNVASETPLRRVAQPEEIAAVIRFLLSEDSSFITGQVVTADGGRVMF; encoded by the coding sequence CCGGGCCACGGCGCTGCGATTGGCCGAGGAAGGCGCCGATGTGGCGATTAGCTACGCTACCCGCGAGGACGAAGCGGCCGCCGTGGTTGACGAGATCAAACGACTGGGGCGCCGAGCGCTGCCGATCCGCTGCGATGTCTCGCGCCCAGACGACGTGAACGGCATGGTCGAGAGCGTTCGCAAAGCGCTGGGACCGATCGACCTTTTGGCCCATTGCGGGGCGATCAGCAATATCTGCGAGCACACCGAACTGACCTGGGAGGTGTGGCGCGAGACGATCGACGTGAATCTGAACGGCACGTATCTGGTGCTGTTCGCGGTGAAGGACGAGATGATCGCCCGGCGGTTTGGGCGGGTGGTGCTGGTATCGTCGATTGCGGCATTTCGGCCACGGCCGAAACAGTTTCACTATTCTGCGTCGAAGTTGGGGATGGTGGCGCTGGCCCGCAGCGCGGCCGAGGCGTTTGGCCCGCACAATGTGCGTGTCAATTGCGTGGCGCCGGGTCTGACCGACACCGCGATGATGCGCGTGTTCACGCAGCAGGTGATCGACAACGTGGCGAGCGAGACGCCGCTGCGGCGGGTGGCCCAGCCGGAGGAGATCGCCGCCGTGATCCGCTTCTTGCTGAGCGAGGATTCGAGCTTTATTACCGGCCAGGTGGTTACGGCCGATGGCGGCCGGGTGATGTTTTAG